The Alnus glutinosa chromosome 8, dhAlnGlut1.1, whole genome shotgun sequence DNA segment TTTAGGTTTTTTACACAATAACTATGCTCGGGGATGTTAATATATGTGGCATTCTGCGggttattaaattaataaactCCGAGGTCATTAGATGTTGACCAATCgggaggtggccaaaccacttcCATGGCCAAAGGGGATGATTCAATCActaactcaattttattttttgccatttTGGGTGGTCGAACTATTCCCATGATTATTcgggtggtttgaccacccccatgctctcccccccccccctcccccatttcttcaaaatttttaaattattttttggccattggggaGTGGCTGAATTGAACCACCCCAAATGGtcatggggtggtttggccaccccgcATATGGGCAAAAGGGATGGCTCGATCAcgtgactttttcttttctttacttttttttttttttaaccttacgATATTGAgtgtttaaacaatttttttattttttttatttagtctAGAGATCTATTTGTGAAAATTCCAAACCACATAGaccaattttacatttatcacctatatatatttatatgccTTGTATGCAGGGGTAGAGCAAGCCTTCCgacttgggggggggggggggggggggggggggtcaggatttaaaagaaaaagaagaagaatgcgggggcaaatttgaaaaattaaaaaaaatttaagggtaaattttttttatttttttcttgagaaaatctTGAGCCTTGGGGGGCAGGCTCCTCCAAAGCTCTATGTGGCTCCACCGCTGCTTGTATGGCTTACCTTACCTACCACATACTCTAGAAATGTGACCTGTTGTAATACAATATTAACAAACTCCATATAAACAGAATGTAGTCCTATTAGGCATTATAGCAGTGGACATAGGTCTCTAAGGTCCAATcatctcaaatttttattttttgtcctctttcattctctcttctgcaaaactgttttttttttttagggttaacttcacagaagggtatcgaactatccgCGATTCCACAGAAGGGTACTAATCTATCATTTCTCTCGAACCCGGggttttaaatatcaaaatgagtcTCATAAGGGCATTCCGTCTGTTCTCGGCGTCAAAACGTGACGGAATTGGTAccacgtgacttccacgtgactttTTCAATGCGTTTGGTCTTCTTTGCCCCTGACTTCAACGGATACAATTTCGACTTAAACTTCGACTTAAACCTCCTTCTCATACATCctttcactctcactctcactctgaCTCTCTCAGCTCCGGTCTAGTCTAGTCTAGTCTACCTCCATCAACGCGTTTCTTCCCTTCTTCACGTGGAAGGGTTTATGGTCATAACCTATGTCCGACAGTGAATCGAGCTCGGCAACCTCTACCAGTCCACTGTGTAAATGTGGATTGAAAGCATGTTCGTGGACATCCTTTACCATGGAAAATTTTGGTAGAAGGTTTTATTCTTGTGTAAATTACAAGGTAAGTAATTTCTTCCCCCAATTCTTTTTCCCCTTAGTCTTCCATCTttgttttcccaaaaaaatttccCCTTAGGGTTCCATCTTTgttttcccaaattttttttccccttagggTTCCATCTATCTCTGTTTTCCCAATTTATTTTCCCCAAGGGTTCCGCAAGTTTTGAATGATGTGATTTTTCGATTATGCAGCAAGAACCTGTGAAATGTGATTATTTTTCATGGCGTGACCCTGAAATGTGTGTGTACGGTCTAAGAGTTGTGTCGAGGTTGAGGAAGTGGCACGAGAGTTTGAAGCTTGAACGGGAATTGAGTGGAACCCAGGTCTCGGATGAAGCAGATAAATATAAGTCTGAAGCTGAGAGGAGTAAGAATGAAGCTGATAAATGCAGGGAAGAAGCTGAGAAATACAAGTCTAAACTAGAGAGACAGAAGATGAAGCTTCGATCAGTAGAGAGGAAGTACAAATTTGCCTTAGTTTGTTCATGGGTGATATTCGTGTTGTTGCTTGTATATCCTCAATCTCACAGCTAGTGCAATGCATCTAGGATGATGTTGGCATGAAACTTTTTTTGGTATGGTGTAATGCCTAGGCCTAATTGTGAGTGTTGGTCGGATTGTGTTCAATGGTGGTAACTGGTTTGTAATTGTTAGCCAGATTATGAATTTCCCTTTATAAGTGTATTGTagttgttattttttgaaatattgttGTTGATGGGTGATATCAATTGCTATGTCTTTGAAAACTTGTTACTACAATTTGTTATCAATTGTCGTTTTGGGTCCAAATTTGGATGGATGTTATTGGCCATTCAATTGTTCTATTTGTTAAGAAGAAGTTCATAGATTGGTATGTCCCAATCACAGGTTGGTATGTCCAAAGAACTTGTAAATGACCAATTTGGTATGTCGCTGTAAACTTGTTGGTACCATTTGTTACCAATTGTTGTTTTTGGTCCAAAATTGGTACCAACAGATTAAGGTAGTAATAGACAATACCAAAATGGCATCATAAACCATTTGGTTTGAAAATGTTACAAAATGTGTTCCTGTAAACCTGTTGGTATAAAAAACCTGAATAGAAAAGCAATATCTCTATCCaatcacaaaccaaacaaattccTCCAACCATTACACAAAAGTCAAATGACAtcaaaacacttcaaaaaaacaaatcaatacATAACAGTTcctaattactcaaataacATCAAAATTGCAGTCAGTATCTGCAGCATGTTATCTGTagaaatccaaaaataacatatccaaaaataacacaaaaatcaaataacatCAATATGTACAACACATATTGCCAAATTTTCCGGTCAGACTTGCCaaattttcttcttccctttATCCTTTTTGCCTACAGGTGGAGGAATGTCAGAACCTGTTGCTTTTGCCTTGTTTATGTCAAAGTCAGGGGGAATTGGTCTGAAAGTAATGCCACCTGCAACCCTTGGAGGACCCCATGAGCATGCAGGTCCACCTCCTGGAACCTTGGGTGGTCCAGAAGGGTTCCCAGTGAGGTCAACCATCACCTTTCCTCGAGTGTTTGGGTTAGTTTGTGTAGGATGTGCTCTCAATCTTCCACCAACTCTGCTTCTAGTTGCCAAACTGGTACTAGCATTCTTCCTAGTATATCTTGTGCTTGCACCCGCTCCTCTAGTGCTCTTCTCACCCCTACTTGGTGCAGTAGATGTAGTGCTTGTACTCTCTCCTCTTGCTCTTACCCTCTTTCGACCCCGACCCCTTGTTGGTACAGTAGGGTTGTCAGTAGATGGGGCAGTAGATGGGGCAGTAGATGGGGCAGTAGATGTTGGGGCACTAGATGTTGGAGCACTAGATGTTGGTGCACTGGAATGGCCCACAGCAGGTGCACTGGATGACTCACCAATCTAAAAAGAACACATCCAATGTCAGAAACCATCACAAAACATAATGTGTATCAATTATGTTcacaaaacaactcaaacataTAAAACTCACACTATGGTGAAACATATGCCTTTAGGTACTAAATGCATGCTAAataatcacaaaaaagaaacattACCCTGTCAAAATTGCAGTCAGTATCTGCAGCATGTTCTCTGTAGAAAGTTCTCCTACGTTGTTGTCTTTCATCATGCCTCATCCTCACAGTGCATGTTCTTGTATTGTGACCATATTTCTTGCACATCCCACATTGGTTCTTCTTGCCACCCTTTCTAATTGAGTATGGATTTGATGTCTCATCAGCACCTCTATTTCTAACTTTCTTAGGTCTACCTATAGTTGCTCTTGACTTAGGTGGTTCAACCTTCGGTTGATTTGTCCTAACCCATTGCTCTTCACTTGGTACAGGGTAAATGATGGGTGCATATGCCTTTAAGTACATCTCCTTTCCAAAGTAATGACTCAAATAATCCTCTGGGTTGCCTCCACCATGCCATATTGCCGAGATGGCATGACAACATGGAATGCCAGAGACATCCCATTTTCTACACCCACATGTTCTCTGGCACAAATTGACCACATACTTCCTGCCCTTGCATTCAATCTCAAACAAACCATCACCAGCAAATATTGGTGTACAATGGCTGGCCTCATCTTCCTCTATTTCCaacttctctttaatttttggcccCAAATTCCTCTCCATGGCCCTTATagcatctctctttctttggtACCTTCTCATTAAGTTGCCCCTGATTCCTTCCAACATTGTTAGGATGGTCTTATCCCGAAACTTGAGGATCCAACTATTGAAGCACTCAGCCAAGTTGTTGTGCAAAAGGTCACACTTTGTACTTGTGTTGAACCATCCTCTACACCAGGTGCTAGGGTTAACCTTTTCTAGGTACTCGTGTGCTTTAGGGTTTAGGCCCTTGAGCTCCTCCATTGCAGCATAGAATCCAGTTTGTGTGTAAGATGAAGCAGCTCTCCACAGCATGTCCTTCAATAACACCCCCCTATGACCATCGTCTTTGAAATTGGCATATAAGTGCCGCACACATGTTCGATGTTCAGCATGAGGACACACCCTATTTAGGCTTGGTACCAATCCCTGCACACATGAAAACAATATCTCTATCAAATCACATAGAAGACATGTAgatcataaaaaaaagatatatgaaaatatttaccTTTTGTCTATCTGAAATGAAAGTCCACCCATGTGGACCCCTAGGGCCAAGATCTGATAATAAGGCCTCGAGAAACCATGTCCAGCTGTCCTTAGTCTCTGCCTCCACCACAGCTATAGCTATTGGGTACATGTTATCATTGGCATCCCTTCCAATAGCTGCCATTAACTGTCCCTTGTAAACTCCCTTTAAGAAACATGCATCAAGCCCTATGATGGGCCTACACCCATCTCTGAATCCATCTTTCATGGCTGCCAATGACATGTACATCCTCTGGAATCTACAAGGCACTTCGGGCATAGGTCTCTCAACCATCAGTATTACACAACTCCCAACATTTGTGCTTCTAATTGCTGCACAATAGTCCCATAATCGATAGTATTGCTCACCCAACTTTCCATAAATTGTCTGTTGTGCCAACTTCCTAGCCCTATACAAGGAACTGTCGTGGAGTTCAACATTCCActtcttt contains these protein-coding regions:
- the LOC133876167 gene encoding uncharacterized protein LOC133876167, which gives rise to MSDSESSSATSTSPLCKCGLKACSWTSFTMENFGRRFYSCVNYKQEPVKCDYFSWRDPEMCVYGLRVVSRLRKWHESLKLERELSGTQVSDEADKYKSEAERSKNEADKCREEAEKYKSKLERQKMKLRSVERKYKFALVCSWVIFVLLLVYPQSHS